A region from the Strix uralensis isolate ZFMK-TIS-50842 chromosome 24, bStrUra1, whole genome shotgun sequence genome encodes:
- the TSHB gene encoding thyrotropin subunit beta: protein MSPFFVMSLLFGLTFGQAASLCAPSEYIIHVEKRECAYCLAINTTICAGFCMTRDSNGKKLLLKSALSQNVCTYKEMLYQTALIPGCPHHTIPYYSYPVAVSCKCGKCNTDYSDCVHEKVRTNYCTKPQKLCNM, encoded by the exons ATGAGTCCCTTCTTTGTGATGTCTCTCCTCTTTGGCCTGACTTTCGGTCAAGCAGCCTCACTTTGTGCTCCTTCTGAGTACATAATCCATGTGGAGAAAAGGGAATGTGCCTACTGCCTGGCCATCAACACCACCATCTGCGCTGGATTTTGCATGACTCGG GACAGCAATGGCAAGAAGCTGCTACTCAAAAGTGCTCTGTCTCAGAACGTGTGCACATATAAAGAGATGTTGTATCAAACAGCACTGATTCCGGGCTGCCCGCATCACACCATCCCTTATTACTCCTACCCTGTGGCTGTGAGCTGCAAGTGTGGTAAATGCAACACTGATTACAGTGACTGCGTTCATGAGAAGGTTAGGACAAACTATTGCACTAAACCACAGAAGCTCTGTAACATGTAA